Proteins encoded by one window of Porphyrobacter sp. YT40:
- a CDS encoding type III pantothenate kinase codes for MLLAADVGNTNVVFALFDLNADGTHTTRARWRIATDPRRTGDEYAVWLLQLLKIEGVEREQITQIIVASVVPRADHNLTVLCQKYFGITPLFAGQGAARWRFEIDVDQPSSLGADRALNILAAHHKYGGDLIVVDFGTATKFEAVDFTGAYKGGSIAPGINLSLDALVGKTAKLPRIAIKAPASRSVIGRNTEDQMLIGVFWGYVAMMEGMVARMKVEIGRPAKVVATGGLAILFDDATDIFDHVDADLTLDGLAILARQAATA; via the coding sequence ATGCTGCTCGCCGCCGATGTCGGGAACACCAATGTCGTCTTCGCGCTGTTCGATCTGAACGCGGATGGCACCCACACCACCCGCGCGCGCTGGCGCATCGCCACCGACCCGCGCCGCACAGGTGACGAATATGCCGTCTGGCTGCTCCAGCTGCTCAAGATCGAGGGGGTGGAGCGCGAGCAGATCACGCAGATCATCGTTGCATCGGTGGTGCCGCGCGCCGATCACAACCTCACCGTGCTGTGCCAGAAATATTTCGGGATCACCCCGCTGTTTGCCGGACAGGGCGCGGCCCGCTGGCGGTTCGAGATCGATGTCGATCAGCCGTCATCGCTTGGCGCCGACCGTGCGCTCAACATCCTCGCCGCGCATCACAAGTACGGCGGCGATCTGATCGTGGTCGATTTCGGCACCGCCACCAAGTTCGAAGCGGTCGATTTCACCGGCGCCTACAAGGGCGGGTCGATCGCGCCGGGGATCAACCTTTCGCTTGACGCGCTGGTCGGCAAGACCGCCAAGTTGCCGCGCATCGCGATCAAGGCCCCGGCCAGCCGCAGCGTCATCGGCCGCAACACCGAAGACCAGATGCTGATCGGCGTGTTCTGGGGCTATGTCGCGATGATGGAGGGGATGGTCGCCAGGATGAAGGTCGAAATCGGCCGCCCGGCAAAGGTTGTAGCGACCGGCGGGCTCGCCATATTGTTCGATGACGCGACCGACATCTTCGACCACGTCGATGCCGATCTCACCCTTGATGGCCTCGCCATCCTTGCGCGCCAGGCCGCAACCGCCTGA